One Phenylobacterium hankyongense DNA segment encodes these proteins:
- the plsX gene encoding phosphate acyltransferase PlsX: protein MTETLVISIDAMGGDHGPSVVIPAVAHALAIVPANVRFLLHGDEGALAPELARHKAVLQRADVRHAERVIGMDEKPAQALRRGKGTSMWNAVEAIRDGEAVAAVSAGNTGALMAISKLILRMSADLERPALVASIPHERGVTTFLDVGANVDCDAERLVEFAIMGEAFHRAAHGVPRPTVGLLNVGSEEMKGHEEVREAHRVLREGKLDLDYRGFVEGDDITRGAVDVIVTDGFTGNVALKAMEGAARFMSNELRTALTSSLGASLGALLARPSLRKFRDRLSPPPAAPLLGLNGIVLKCHGGASERDFAQALRVAVDLAQSGFAAEIERNMRRLPAALADAQPAPADGAAAADGAPSMESPK, encoded by the coding sequence TTGACCGAAACTCTGGTGATTTCCATCGACGCCATGGGCGGAGACCACGGGCCGTCCGTGGTGATCCCCGCCGTGGCGCACGCCCTGGCCATCGTCCCGGCCAACGTCCGTTTCCTGCTGCACGGCGACGAGGGCGCGCTCGCCCCGGAGCTGGCGCGGCACAAGGCGGTCCTGCAGCGCGCCGATGTCCGCCACGCCGAGCGCGTGATCGGCATGGACGAGAAGCCCGCCCAGGCGCTTCGCCGCGGCAAGGGCACCTCCATGTGGAACGCCGTGGAGGCGATCCGCGACGGCGAGGCGGTGGCCGCGGTCTCGGCCGGCAACACCGGCGCCCTGATGGCGATCTCCAAGCTGATCCTGCGGATGAGCGCCGATCTCGAGCGCCCGGCCCTGGTCGCCAGCATTCCGCACGAGCGCGGGGTCACCACCTTCCTGGACGTCGGCGCGAACGTCGACTGCGACGCCGAGCGCCTGGTGGAGTTCGCCATCATGGGCGAGGCCTTCCACCGCGCCGCCCACGGCGTGCCCCGGCCCACGGTCGGCCTGCTCAACGTCGGCTCCGAGGAGATGAAGGGCCACGAGGAGGTGCGCGAGGCCCACCGCGTGCTGCGCGAGGGCAAGCTCGACCTCGACTACCGCGGCTTCGTGGAGGGCGACGACATCACCCGCGGGGCGGTGGACGTGATCGTCACCGACGGCTTCACCGGCAACGTGGCGCTGAAGGCCATGGAGGGCGCCGCGCGGTTCATGAGCAACGAGCTGCGCACCGCGCTCACCTCCAGCCTGGGGGCCAGCCTGGGCGCGCTCCTGGCCCGGCCGTCGCTCCGCAAGTTCCGCGACCGCCTGAGCCCGCCGCCGGCCGCGCCGCTGCTCGGTCTCAACGGCATCGTGCTGAAGTGCCATGGCGGGGCCAGCGAGCGCGATTTCGCCCAGGCGCTACGTGTCGCGGTCGATCTGGCGCAAAGCGGCTTCGCGGCGGAGATCGAACGCAATATGAGACGGCTGCCGGCGGCGCTCGCCGACGCCCAACCGGCGCCCGCTGACGGAGCCGCCGCGGCCGATGGAGCCCCCTCGATGGAGTCGCCTAAGTGA